The Burkholderia mayonis DNA window CCGCGTTTCATCGGCCTCGAAAACTATTTCGAGCTCTACGGTGATCCGAACTTCTGGATCGCTGTCAAGAACAATTTTATCTGGCTGGCATGCTTTCTCCTTGCCGTGCCGGCCGGCCTTTTCTTCGCACTTTTCCTGAATCAAAACGTCTTCGGCATGCGGGCCATCAAATCGCTCTTTTTCTTCCCCTTCGTCATTTCACAGGCCGTGGTCGGACTCGTGTTCGGCTGGTTCTATGAGCCATCCAATGGCCTTCTGTTTCACGCGCTGCATTGGTTCGGCGTCACGCCCGTAGCCGTGCTCTCCGATGAACGATACGTTACCTACGGAATCGTTGCCGCTGGGCTCTATCCGCAGATCTCGTATTGCATGATTCTTTACCTGACCGGACTCTCGAACGTCCGCGCCGATCTGATCGAAGCGGCCCGTCTCGAAGGCGCGCACGGCTGGCGAATGCTGTGGTCCGTCATCCTGCCGCAACTGCGCTCGGCGACGTTCGTCGCGATAGTCATTACGGTCGTCGGTGCGCTACGCAGCTTCGATATGGTGTCGATCATGACCCAGGGCGGTCCTTACGGATCGTCGCGGGTCCTTGCCTATTACATGTACGAGCAAGCACTTGGCGATTACGGCTACCGAGTCGGATACGGCTCAGCCATCGCGACGATCTTGTTTCTGATCATGCTGATCTACATCGGCTTCGTGCTCGCTCGCGTCTACAAGCAGGAAAGGGAGTTCGTCTGAATGTTTCCCACACCGATTGCACAGGCCAGTCGCCCCACTCAGTGCCTCTACCGGGTAGCGGTTACGGTTGCGCTCGTCATCTGGCTCTTGCCGCTGCTGGGGATCGCGTTGACGTCAATCCGTGGCCCCGCCGACATTTTTTCCGGAAATTACTGGGGGTGGCCGACCCAATGGCAGATCGTCGAGAACTATCGCGAAATTTTTTCAGACACGCCTCTCGCGCATTATCTCGTCAACACTTGCCTGATCACCATCCCGTCGGTAATCGGCGCCGTGGCACTGAGTTGCATGGCCGGCTTTGCGCTCGGCGTATACCGATTCAGGCTCAACCTGCCGGTCTTCTTCCTCTTCCTGGCGGGCAACTTCGTGCCGTTTCAGATCCTGATGATTCCCGTACGTCTCATGAGTCTTCGGCTCGGACTCTATAACTCGGTGTCCGGCCTCGTGTTGTTTCATATCGCGTTCAACACGGGCTTCTGTACGTTTTTCATGCGCAATTTCATCCTCGAACTGCCACGCGAGCTGATCGAGGCCGCGCGTATGGATGGCGCCAGCGAATTCCAGGTTTTCTACAAGGTCGTATTGCCGCTTGTGCGGCCGGCAATGGCTGCGATTTCCGTCCTTGTTTTTACCTTCGTGTGGAACGACTACTTCTGGGCCACCGTACTCGTGCAAGGCGATCACGCCATGCCCGTCACGGCAGGACTGAAAACACTGAGCGGTATTTGGGTCGCGCAATGGCATCTCGTCGCGGCAGGTTCGCTCGTCGCGGCTCTCCCGCCCGTGCTCATTTTCTTCCTCAGGCAACGACACTTTATCGCAGGTCTCACGATGGGGGCCACCAAGGGCTAGACGTATGTTCAACACA harbors:
- a CDS encoding carbohydrate ABC transporter permease gives rise to the protein MFPTPIAQASRPTQCLYRVAVTVALVIWLLPLLGIALTSIRGPADIFSGNYWGWPTQWQIVENYREIFSDTPLAHYLVNTCLITIPSVIGAVALSCMAGFALGVYRFRLNLPVFFLFLAGNFVPFQILMIPVRLMSLRLGLYNSVSGLVLFHIAFNTGFCTFFMRNFILELPRELIEAARMDGASEFQVFYKVVLPLVRPAMAAISVLVFTFVWNDYFWATVLVQGDHAMPVTAGLKTLSGIWVAQWHLVAAGSLVAALPPVLIFFLRQRHFIAGLTMGATKG
- a CDS encoding carbohydrate ABC transporter permease: MRFTATSIERSSMTFWERHQRTIAPWLFLAPALALFSVYVVAPIIRSIGFGFYSWDGLSAPRFIGLENYFELYGDPNFWIAVKNNFIWLACFLLAVPAGLFFALFLNQNVFGMRAIKSLFFFPFVISQAVVGLVFGWFYEPSNGLLFHALHWFGVTPVAVLSDERYVTYGIVAAGLYPQISYCMILYLTGLSNVRADLIEAARLEGAHGWRMLWSVILPQLRSATFVAIVITVVGALRSFDMVSIMTQGGPYGSSRVLAYYMYEQALGDYGYRVGYGSAIATILFLIMLIYIGFVLARVYKQEREFV